In Nostoc sp. CENA543, a single genomic region encodes these proteins:
- a CDS encoding L,D-transpeptidase produces the protein MAMVKNESLARTVMFICFGTAILSVAIHWRITTTQGQFKKPTSTVVSRPGDVYTGSLGETAFGASTPPAKTSHRASQTKSSVIESHNNADTVNQNVALTTNTPQKSQKNTSSGEEKKSIFSQIFQQNKSSNQSGSNQKQVVVDLSDRRTYVYQGDLVVASYPIAVGKKGWETPQGTFVVDDMQHDPIWRHPITGKVFPAGSDSPLGERWIGFWSDGRNQIGFHGTPDVHLLGTAISHGCLRMRNSDVRLLYDQVGIGTTVVVRE, from the coding sequence ATGGCAATGGTAAAAAATGAATCTCTAGCGCGTACTGTAATGTTTATCTGTTTTGGCACAGCTATCTTATCGGTAGCTATCCATTGGCGCATTACTACAACGCAAGGGCAGTTTAAAAAACCAACTTCCACCGTAGTCAGCCGTCCTGGAGATGTTTATACAGGAAGCTTAGGGGAAACAGCGTTTGGTGCTTCTACACCTCCGGCTAAAACTAGCCATAGGGCTTCCCAAACCAAGTCCTCAGTTATCGAGTCTCATAATAATGCGGACACTGTTAATCAAAATGTAGCTTTAACGACTAACACACCCCAAAAATCACAAAAAAATACTAGTTCTGGTGAGGAAAAGAAGTCTATATTTTCCCAGATTTTTCAGCAAAACAAATCATCTAATCAATCGGGCAGTAATCAAAAACAGGTAGTAGTTGACTTAAGCGATCGCCGCACCTATGTTTATCAAGGAGACTTAGTTGTCGCGAGTTACCCCATTGCTGTAGGTAAGAAAGGCTGGGAAACACCTCAAGGTACGTTTGTTGTCGATGATATGCAGCATGATCCGATTTGGCGACATCCCATTACTGGTAAGGTATTTCCAGCTGGTTCTGATAGTCCCTTGGGGGAAAGATGGATTGGTTTTTGGTCAGATGGCCGCAATCAAATCGGGTTTCATGGTACGCCAGATGTTCACCTTTTGGGAACTGCTATTTCTCACGGTTGTCTGAGAATGCGTAATTCTGATGTTCGCTTACTTTACGATCAAGTAGGTATAGGCACTACTGTTGTAGTACGGGAGTAA
- a CDS encoding DUF3685 domain-containing protein, translating into MSDRPLKLVLIDHDPIFRLGLRVALEAIPNIQVVTEAATDTEALQALAAIAQQDPNLVNLVVLELGDSRSIDTQQQGLQLIQQLKASYPTLPILLLSSVQTTGIITAAKAFGADGYCPKGAAVAELVTAMTELVSGNSYWRETAVSTELSPPLSTTVSRLPLAQFRQNLHTSGIGYIETTLKAITEQLQTPGLPILERAILAGRRRELLTARWLLNQLLLTPQEQPQPQPEIIPSVPPPAVFPTPSGEIVIADETTRLTPPPLLSPRLLQSTLFAACINKLQFSLKNVSDVPLEIDIFREDKKRELLYLILQKLSQQLDDLREAQITDRQLLELKPIILNDLWQATVTDFFGKFSRIEIGDRSVEVVNILLQNPAAIQTAILNKIPLVGELLSYLLLQTDLQIDNTSYPAGTSDANCQAEIMLENLLIQVANAVVQPLLNYLADVEQIKQNFYDRKLISTREIERFRNDLSWKYRLNAYVNEAREIFESRYELFVFAPRGIATISVYAPRNAELAQLTGIPLVVTLILEFRDAIAPRLQSVLAFFGSGIVFVLTQIVGRGLGLIGRGIIQGIGSVSFSEKNFKRDNPRSK; encoded by the coding sequence ATGAGCGATCGCCCTTTAAAATTAGTCTTAATTGATCATGACCCTATTTTTCGTTTAGGATTACGGGTAGCATTAGAGGCTATACCTAATATCCAAGTAGTTACAGAAGCTGCCACAGATACAGAAGCCTTGCAAGCTTTAGCCGCAATTGCCCAACAAGACCCGAATTTAGTCAACCTAGTAGTTTTAGAATTGGGTGATAGTCGCTCAATAGATACTCAACAGCAAGGTTTACAACTAATTCAGCAACTCAAGGCTTCATATCCCACACTGCCGATTTTACTCCTCAGTTCTGTACAAACAACCGGAATCATCACCGCCGCTAAGGCTTTTGGTGCAGATGGTTACTGTCCTAAAGGAGCGGCTGTAGCGGAATTAGTCACAGCGATGACAGAGTTAGTTAGTGGAAATTCCTATTGGCGAGAAACAGCAGTCAGCACCGAATTAAGCCCCCCGCTTTCAACTACAGTATCGCGTTTACCTTTAGCGCAATTCCGGCAAAATTTACATACATCGGGAATTGGCTATATTGAGACGACTTTAAAAGCCATCACAGAACAATTACAAACTCCTGGTTTACCAATTCTAGAAAGAGCCATTCTAGCAGGAAGGAGACGAGAGCTTTTAACGGCTCGTTGGTTACTCAATCAATTATTATTAACACCCCAAGAACAACCGCAACCACAACCTGAAATTATTCCTTCAGTTCCCCCACCTGCTGTTTTCCCTACGCCTAGCGGCGAAATTGTCATTGCAGATGAAACCACAAGATTAACTCCTCCCCCTTTATTAAGTCCTAGACTATTGCAATCTACTCTGTTTGCAGCTTGCATTAATAAATTGCAGTTCTCTTTAAAAAATGTCTCTGATGTTCCTTTAGAAATAGATATTTTTCGAGAAGATAAAAAACGGGAATTACTGTATTTAATTCTCCAGAAACTTTCTCAACAGTTAGATGACTTACGGGAAGCCCAAATCACAGACAGGCAATTATTAGAATTAAAGCCCATCATTTTAAATGATTTATGGCAAGCTACAGTCACAGATTTCTTCGGTAAATTTTCGAGAATTGAAATTGGCGATCGCTCTGTGGAAGTTGTCAATATATTATTACAAAATCCAGCCGCGATTCAAACAGCAATTCTCAACAAAATCCCCCTAGTCGGTGAATTATTATCTTATTTGTTATTGCAAACAGATTTGCAAATAGATAATACATCTTATCCTGCTGGTACTTCTGATGCTAATTGCCAAGCTGAGATTATGTTAGAGAATTTGTTAATTCAAGTAGCTAATGCAGTGGTGCAACCTTTACTGAACTATTTAGCAGATGTTGAACAAATCAAACAAAATTTCTATGACCGTAAGTTAATATCCACAAGAGAAATCGAAAGATTTAGAAATGATTTATCGTGGAAATATCGCTTAAATGCTTACGTCAACGAAGCAAGAGAAATCTTTGAAAGCCGCTATGAACTATTTGTATTTGCTCCCCGTGGAATCGCCACAATTTCCGTTTATGCTCCCCGCAATGCCGAATTAGCACAGCTAACAGGCATTCCTTTAGTGGTGACACTAATTTTGGAATTTCGAGATGCGATCGCACCGCGTTTACAATCAGTATTAGCCTTTTTTGGTAGTGGTATTGTCTTTGTTCTCACTCAAATAGTCGGTCGCGGTTTAGGTTTAATTGGTCGTGGTATCATTCAGGGCATTGGGAGCGTATCATTCTCAGAGAAAAACTTTAAGCGGGATAATCCAAGAAGCAAGTAA
- a CDS encoding sigma-70 family RNA polymerase sigma factor yields the protein MSQSITVSWSTVDAGYSEASVQVDKLSNHDLILRCQAGLRPDRAAFAELLRRYQTQVDRVLYHLAPDWPDRADLAQEVWIRVYRHINRLQEPSKFRGWLSRIATNLFYDELRKRKRVVSPLSLDAPRSVDDGEMDWEIAGDTPGPEEELTTREFYEQLREAIADLPEVFRTTIVLREIEGMAYEEIAEITGVSLGTVKSRIARARSRLQTQLQNYLDA from the coding sequence ATGAGTCAATCGATTACTGTATCCTGGTCAACGGTTGATGCGGGGTACTCAGAAGCATCGGTGCAAGTTGACAAACTCTCAAACCATGATTTAATTTTGCGCTGTCAAGCCGGACTGCGTCCAGATCGTGCTGCTTTTGCAGAATTGTTGCGCCGCTATCAAACCCAAGTTGATAGAGTCTTGTACCACCTAGCTCCTGATTGGCCAGATAGAGCCGACTTGGCTCAAGAAGTATGGATTCGAGTATATCGGCACATCAACCGATTACAAGAACCGTCTAAGTTTAGAGGTTGGTTAAGCCGCATTGCCACTAATTTGTTTTATGACGAATTACGTAAGCGTAAGCGGGTTGTCAGTCCTTTATCTTTAGATGCTCCCCGTTCAGTAGATGATGGTGAAATGGATTGGGAAATCGCGGGAGACACTCCAGGGCCAGAAGAAGAACTGACAACAAGAGAATTTTACGAGCAATTGCGAGAAGCGATCGCGGATCTGCCTGAAGTATTCCGGACTACCATTGTTTTAAGAGAAATCGAAGGTATGGCATACGAAGAAATAGCCGAAATCACCGGAGTTTCTCTAGGAACTGTGAAGTCGAGAATAGCTAGAGCCAGATCCCGCTTGCAAACCCAATTGCAAAACTATCTTGATGCCTAA
- a CDS encoding anti-sigma factor translates to MTTDSQFHDRCRRQLPRELPDEMAKHTNEATGATDMVKRDRFELLSAYLDGEVTAAERRQVEDWLANDASVQRLYTRLIKLRQAFQTMPVPTTQTCPETTANQVFARINRRSRRKWAFGGAALAACVIGALSSWLLNQESSIPQVAQQPQVQPTQTATKSEPLPMIALNNPVIEIPKAAISSPESKLGEVSPDIN, encoded by the coding sequence ATGACTACTGATTCTCAATTTCATGACCGTTGTCGGAGGCAACTTCCAAGAGAGTTACCAGATGAGATGGCAAAGCATACCAATGAAGCAACGGGTGCTACAGATATGGTAAAGCGCGATCGCTTTGAATTATTGAGTGCTTACTTAGATGGCGAGGTGACAGCCGCCGAACGCAGGCAAGTAGAAGATTGGCTAGCCAATGATGCCTCGGTTCAACGTCTGTACACTAGACTAATCAAGCTCAGGCAAGCCTTCCAGACTATGCCAGTGCCAACAACCCAAACCTGTCCAGAAACAACAGCCAATCAAGTATTTGCCCGCATTAACCGCCGTTCTAGAAGAAAATGGGCATTTGGTGGCGCGGCTCTGGCTGCTTGTGTGATCGGTGCATTATCAAGCTGGCTGCTAAATCAAGAATCTAGCATCCCGCAAGTAGCACAACAACCACAAGTACAGCCTACCCAGACTGCTACCAAATCAGAGCCACTGCCGATGATTGCCTTGAATAATCCAGTCATTGAGATTCCCAAGGCCGCAATTTCGTCTCCAGAATCAAAACTAGGAGAAGTTTCCCCAGATATCAACTAG
- a CDS encoding exopolysaccharide biosynthesis protein has translation MAKLSSELQRFFFETEQPAQVKLTDILLLVKERTFGFLLVILSLPSALPIPAPGYSVPFGILIFLLAIQLIAGFKTPWLPQRMVNHPIKLETVQGILKKGIPWLQRIEAIARPRLVYICTTLPGRIIIGSAIALMAISMMIPIPGTNTLPAMGIFVTSFGLLEDDGAISLGGLVLCLMGAILTTSILIAVIWGGSSLLDYIKIWLGR, from the coding sequence ATGGCTAAACTTTCCAGCGAGTTACAACGATTTTTTTTTGAGACAGAACAACCTGCTCAAGTTAAGCTGACAGATATTTTGCTGCTGGTAAAGGAACGAACTTTTGGGTTTTTACTCGTAATTCTCTCTTTACCTTCAGCTTTGCCAATACCAGCACCCGGTTATTCTGTTCCTTTCGGGATCTTAATTTTTTTACTGGCGATACAACTGATAGCAGGTTTCAAAACCCCGTGGCTACCACAAAGGATGGTAAATCATCCCATTAAACTAGAAACAGTCCAAGGAATTTTAAAAAAAGGGATTCCGTGGTTGCAAAGAATCGAAGCGATCGCTCGTCCGCGTTTGGTCTATATTTGTACTACTTTACCAGGTAGAATCATCATCGGTAGTGCGATCGCCTTAATGGCAATTTCGATGATGATTCCCATTCCTGGAACTAACACTTTACCAGCAATGGGAATTTTCGTTACTAGTTTTGGTTTACTGGAAGATGATGGTGCAATTAGTCTGGGTGGTTTAGTTCTTTGTTTAATGGGAGCTATTCTAACTACTTCGATTCTAATTGCAGTGATTTGGGGCGGCTCTAGTTTACTCGATTACATTAAAATTTGGTTAGGTCGTTAA
- a CDS encoding pentapeptide repeat-containing protein: protein MTLSIRHWLAEHQLTISSTPDLTVEQLAGVAYRIVQDMEVKSLIPLDICTLSEVLELPLYTVEQEITVLTLLTESLLRSLSQKKALKRNEGTWLAFQIAYLQALQQVLHQEAILYKPWLNRAKIPSRTPVLQDIQLQGLLKTLSPGKLTDTQAEQALSLVADSLLVQQMNYASVAWFVANGAEEVEAKLLIQRLTHSLPGYLLAVIAQNALPLAQLQKFFRLGTPGNINVTELGTTVADKIDLQRENYRASLQQSLNTPLFMESFVLKDIYIPLAGTPQTGNDESPVDLKTWVQKQLNDLETVTVIESEAGYGKTSFCQMWAAEVARELYPSWMPILIRLRDIKYNHNLIETLNSGLPFQTHNHLATWLDENHPRCVLLLDGLDELPPAIHSKRIKASFIQQLTEFQAQSQHKIILTSRSRTLREIAPEILLQWRRIKIEPLSTNELKQWFQQWALIQSLPVAQNFFTFLKQAGLFASKSKFPQLSILVHQPLMLYLLGVLHRDGLLDDGILQLANNHHSLLWEIHHRLQQWLLGYPLTSNINTTLQRSGLAHIHRTPEAIANLLGNHPPQAVIEQIQTLSLKILHSDRHQITLESAPSVNLPTFYFRIRQAGGRGQGAGEILAQCPIPNAPFPMPHSQCIEFSHPRVGRYLCAKAVAHQLAMLTHRQRDIYGTESFVIDSPSDVAQHVYNLLGYGVLTQEVTELAIASLRPQFQHLFSWEVLIQRLQSFWYGYCQGRWLDAGIAHTALSYFHTLQNPLNVEHLNTYVGINVFFLLAEIHRQIQVPFAPCGHPSHTTDFYPEALLMLLAKAMLLDIHVRQRICTKSLAGIDLSGASLSHITLAGANLQGTNLTNAALIDTNLTGVNLKGANLSDANLTNANLTAANLRYVNLTNTNLINANLTNVSLENTNFTNACLSDAILSAEDKETAKFSGALFSLEQFHALKFLLSQQSKSYLTTNKDQTQFWDDNYNIGTIESLEGELILSTNFNDNGDDETIFNEQFGNY, encoded by the coding sequence ATGACCCTCAGTATTAGGCATTGGTTAGCAGAACATCAGCTTACTATCAGTTCCACTCCTGATTTAACAGTTGAGCAATTAGCAGGTGTAGCCTATCGCATTGTCCAGGATATGGAAGTTAAAAGCCTAATACCGTTAGATATTTGCACTCTATCTGAGGTTTTGGAACTTCCCCTGTATACTGTTGAACAAGAAATTACAGTTCTGACTTTATTAACCGAGAGTTTGTTACGTAGTCTCAGCCAAAAAAAAGCCCTAAAACGCAACGAGGGTACATGGTTAGCTTTTCAAATCGCCTATTTACAAGCTCTACAACAAGTTTTACACCAAGAAGCCATTCTCTACAAACCTTGGCTAAATCGCGCTAAGATTCCTTCGCGCACACCAGTTTTGCAAGACATACAACTCCAAGGCTTACTCAAAACCCTCTCGCCAGGAAAACTGACAGACACCCAAGCTGAACAGGCTTTGTCTTTAGTGGCAGACTCATTATTAGTACAGCAAATGAATTATGCTAGCGTGGCTTGGTTTGTCGCCAATGGTGCAGAGGAAGTAGAAGCCAAGTTACTAATTCAACGGTTGACGCATTCTCTACCAGGATATTTACTCGCTGTCATTGCTCAAAATGCCCTACCTTTGGCGCAATTACAAAAATTTTTCCGCTTGGGGACACCAGGTAATATAAATGTTACCGAATTAGGGACGACGGTAGCGGACAAAATTGATTTACAGCGAGAAAATTACCGCGCTAGCTTGCAGCAAAGCCTCAATACACCATTGTTTATGGAATCTTTCGTTTTGAAAGATATTTATATTCCTTTAGCGGGAACACCACAAACAGGTAATGATGAATCACCAGTTGATTTAAAAACATGGGTACAGAAACAGTTAAATGATTTAGAGACTGTGACTGTGATTGAGTCAGAAGCAGGCTATGGTAAGACAAGTTTCTGTCAAATGTGGGCGGCGGAAGTAGCACGGGAACTTTATCCCTCTTGGATGCCAATTTTAATTCGTTTAAGAGATATAAAATATAACCACAATTTAATTGAAACTCTTAATTCCGGTTTGCCATTCCAAACACATAATCATCTTGCCACTTGGTTAGACGAAAATCATCCTCGTTGTGTGTTACTCCTAGATGGATTAGATGAATTACCACCAGCCATTCACAGTAAGAGAATTAAGGCAAGTTTTATCCAACAGTTAACGGAATTTCAAGCCCAGTCTCAACATAAAATTATCTTGACTAGTCGCTCGCGCACCTTACGAGAAATTGCACCAGAAATCTTACTACAATGGCGACGCATTAAAATTGAGCCACTATCAACCAATGAACTCAAACAATGGTTTCAACAGTGGGCGTTAATTCAATCATTACCTGTTGCCCAAAACTTTTTTACATTTTTAAAACAGGCGGGGTTATTTGCAAGTAAGTCTAAATTCCCCCAACTCTCAATTTTAGTGCATCAGCCATTGATGCTGTATCTCTTAGGCGTTTTACACCGCGATGGGTTATTAGATGATGGGATATTACAATTAGCCAATAACCATCATTCCTTATTATGGGAAATTCATCATCGTCTCCAACAATGGCTATTAGGCTATCCCTTGACTAGTAATATCAACACCACACTACAACGCTCAGGACTAGCCCACATTCATCGTACACCGGAAGCGATCGCCAATTTACTAGGCAATCATCCACCCCAAGCTGTAATTGAACAAATACAAACCCTATCCCTGAAAATTTTACACAGCGATCGTCATCAAATCACCCTGGAATCAGCCCCAAGTGTTAACTTACCCACGTTTTATTTTCGCATCAGGCAGGCAGGGGGCAGGGGGCAGGGGGCAGGGGAGATTTTAGCCCAATGCCCCATTCCCAATGCCCCATTCCCAATGCCCCATTCCCAATGTATCGAATTTTCCCACCCCAGAGTCGGCAGATATCTCTGTGCTAAGGCTGTGGCTCATCAATTGGCAATGTTGACGCACCGCCAACGCGATATTTACGGTACGGAGAGTTTTGTGATTGATTCTCCTAGTGACGTTGCCCAACACGTTTATAATTTACTGGGTTATGGTGTTCTCACCCAGGAAGTTACAGAATTAGCGATCGCTAGTTTACGTCCACAATTCCAACATCTTTTTTCTTGGGAAGTTCTCATCCAACGTTTGCAGTCTTTTTGGTATGGTTACTGTCAAGGACGTTGGTTAGATGCTGGTATTGCCCACACAGCTTTATCTTATTTTCATACACTGCAAAATCCTCTCAATGTAGAACATTTAAATACTTATGTAGGTATTAATGTCTTTTTCTTACTAGCTGAAATTCATCGACAAATTCAAGTTCCCTTTGCCCCGTGCGGACATCCTTCCCATACCACAGATTTTTATCCAGAAGCATTACTGATGCTGTTAGCAAAAGCAATGTTACTAGATATTCATGTGAGGCAACGTATCTGCACTAAATCTTTAGCAGGAATTGACCTTTCCGGCGCATCTTTATCTCACATCACATTAGCAGGAGCTAATCTTCAAGGTACGAATTTAACCAATGCAGCCTTGATAGACACAAATCTCACTGGTGTGAATCTGAAAGGGGCAAATCTCAGTGATGCCAATCTCACAAATGCTAATTTAACAGCCGCAAATCTCAGATACGTTAATCTCACAAATACTAATTTGATAAATGCAAATCTCACAAATGTCAGTCTTGAAAATACTAACTTTACTAATGCTTGTTTGTCTGATGCTATCCTCAGTGCAGAAGATAAAGAAACCGCTAAATTTAGCGGGGCTTTATTTTCTTTAGAGCAGTTTCATGCTTTGAAATTTTTGTTATCCCAGCAATCAAAATCCTACCTTACAACTAATAAAGACCAGACACAATTCTGGGATGATAATTACAATATTGGGACGATTGAAAGTTTAGAAGGTGAACTAATTTTATCTACCAATTTCAATGACAATGGTGATGATGAAACAATTTTTAATGAGCAGTTTGGCAATTATTGA
- a CDS encoding Fur family transcriptional regulator, protein MQKQAESTKPIRSLEDALERCQILGMRVSRQRRFILELLWQANEHLSAREIYDRLNQEGKEIGHTSVYQNLEALSSQGIIECIERCDGRLYGNISDAHSHVNCLDTNQILDVHIELPEEFIREVEEKTGVKITEYTINFYGYRQVPS, encoded by the coding sequence ATGCAGAAACAGGCAGAATCCACAAAACCCATTCGTTCTTTAGAAGATGCACTAGAACGGTGTCAAATACTAGGTATGCGGGTGAGCCGTCAACGTCGCTTTATTCTAGAACTATTATGGCAAGCCAATGAACACCTTTCTGCGAGGGAAATTTATGACCGTCTCAACCAAGAAGGAAAGGAAATTGGTCATACATCTGTGTATCAAAATTTAGAAGCACTATCAAGCCAAGGGATTATTGAGTGTATCGAACGTTGTGATGGTCGTTTATACGGGAATATTAGCGACGCTCATAGTCATGTTAACTGTCTCGATACGAATCAAATTCTTGACGTTCATATAGAATTACCGGAAGAATTTATCCGTGAAGTTGAGGAAAAAACAGGCGTAAAAATCACAGAATATACAATCAATTTTTATGGTTATCGTCAAGTTCCTTCATAG
- a CDS encoding TM2 domain-containing protein: MANLHPTEQTNKQLLASYCGIIFGGFGVHKFILGYAPEGFIMLVISLVGGTFSYGMTLLIMQIIGLIEGMIYLNKTPEQFVKTYIINKQGWF; the protein is encoded by the coding sequence ATGGCAAATCTTCATCCTACTGAACAAACTAACAAACAATTATTAGCTAGCTATTGCGGTATTATTTTTGGCGGTTTCGGAGTGCATAAATTCATTTTAGGTTATGCTCCCGAAGGTTTTATTATGTTAGTTATTTCCTTGGTGGGTGGTACTTTTTCTTACGGCATGACTTTATTGATTATGCAAATAATTGGGTTAATTGAAGGGATGATTTACTTAAACAAAACCCCTGAACAGTTTGTGAAAACTTACATAATTAATAAGCAGGGTTGGTTTTAG
- a CDS encoding CPBP family intramembrane glutamic endopeptidase, whose protein sequence is MTFKRLFLFFILTPIAAIIAASSLLGTLQEPQFQSRLELYQTNIVLQAQAWQPGDSQDDSSEAIRDAILGEQPLESATEKYQQTRQSVQTNLAKVQQQLAQLQSSNQVSTPPKPLPETPPTANISISQKQQQLEQSQQKMQKFLDELDLQLGILQAKQGKTDTAIKIWSELKQSTVNSQQSTGASALGGSADLKQLAFNSQETAAVLSGLWSDPPRLLPDAQQVIQSNLSGWFRSTALIQLYQLQQRETALSEVQTAQQATAAQAVFKLAVIGTVPALAALLGVILLIFLIAQRLLKGKESILAQNEDLAWATPWDGEIILQVFVVGFFFMGQLFVPFLLMLLPIPRPIVDIRLQAASVLVSYLLVAGGALLVMYFSLKQFFPLPRLWFKLQLRDNWFLWGFGGYCAALPIVIVVSLINQQLWQGQGGSNPLLQLALESQDFVALGIFYVTAAIAAPLFEEVLFRGFLLPSLTKYLPVWGSILASGLLFAIAHLSLSEVLPLTALGIVLGVVYTRSRNLLAPMLLHSLWNSGTLISLFLLGSGN, encoded by the coding sequence ATGACATTTAAACGGTTATTTTTATTCTTTATACTGACACCCATCGCAGCGATAATTGCGGCTTCATCTTTACTGGGTACTTTACAAGAACCGCAATTCCAGAGCCGCTTGGAACTCTATCAGACTAATATTGTTCTCCAAGCTCAAGCTTGGCAACCAGGCGATAGTCAAGATGATAGCTCTGAGGCAATTCGAGACGCAATCCTTGGGGAACAACCCCTAGAAAGTGCGACAGAGAAATATCAACAAACACGTCAGTCTGTGCAGACTAACCTAGCCAAAGTGCAGCAGCAACTTGCACAACTGCAATCTTCCAATCAAGTTTCCACACCACCCAAACCACTACCAGAAACCCCACCCACCGCAAATATTTCTATTTCACAGAAGCAACAGCAGTTGGAACAGTCCCAACAAAAAATGCAAAAATTCCTTGATGAATTAGACTTGCAGTTGGGAATTTTACAAGCTAAACAAGGAAAGACTGACACAGCAATCAAAATCTGGAGTGAATTAAAACAGTCAACAGTCAACAGTCAACAGTCAACAGGAGCCAGTGCGTTGGGCGGCTCTGCCGACTTAAAGCAACTGGCGTTCAATAGTCAAGAAACTGCGGCTGTCTTAAGTGGACTATGGAGTGATCCCCCGCGTCTGTTACCCGATGCTCAACAAGTAATTCAAAGTAATTTATCGGGTTGGTTTCGTTCTACTGCTTTGATTCAGTTATACCAACTCCAACAACGAGAAACTGCGTTATCTGAAGTGCAAACTGCACAACAAGCAACTGCGGCTCAAGCGGTATTTAAGTTAGCAGTGATTGGTACTGTCCCTGCACTTGCAGCTTTGTTGGGAGTGATTCTGCTGATTTTCTTAATTGCTCAACGCTTACTTAAGGGAAAAGAGTCAATACTAGCGCAAAACGAAGATTTAGCTTGGGCGACACCTTGGGATGGGGAGATTATTTTACAGGTGTTTGTCGTCGGTTTTTTCTTCATGGGACAGTTGTTTGTTCCCTTTTTACTGATGCTACTCCCAATTCCCCGTCCTATCGTAGATATCCGTCTGCAAGCTGCTTCCGTGTTAGTTAGTTACCTTTTGGTAGCGGGGGGTGCGTTATTAGTAATGTACTTCTCCCTGAAACAGTTTTTTCCATTGCCAAGACTGTGGTTTAAATTGCAACTACGGGATAACTGGTTTTTGTGGGGATTTGGCGGATATTGTGCGGCTTTACCAATAGTGATTGTCGTTTCCTTGATTAATCAACAACTATGGCAAGGACAAGGTGGTAGTAACCCACTGTTACAACTAGCACTAGAAAGCCAAGACTTTGTCGCACTGGGGATATTTTACGTTACAGCCGCGATCGCAGCTCCCCTATTTGAAGAAGTGCTATTTCGTGGTTTTCTCTTACCCTCTTTAACAAAATACTTACCAGTCTGGGGATCAATTCTCGCCAGTGGTTTATTATTTGCGATCGCTCACCTAAGTTTATCAGAAGTGCTACCATTGACAGCTTTAGGCATCGTCTTAGGAGTAGTGTACACGCGATCGCGCAACCTGCTTGCACCCATGCTGCTACACAGCCTGTGGAATAGCGGTACACTTATTAGTTTGTTTCTCTTAGGTAGCGGGAATTAA